The Psychroflexus sp. ALD_RP9 region TAACTATTTCATAATTTACAGAAAACATCTTTTCAAAAGCCTTAGACAATTCGTGTCTCGTCGCTTCTGTTGGTTCATTATTGAGATCATGGCGTTGATAATTAGCCCCAAACTTATATAAATGTTTACCAAGTGGAATTAAAAAGAACTTTGATTTGTAAATACTATGATTGGAATTAAGTTCTTTAGAATGAATAATGAGATATTCACCTTTGTTACCGTAAATAGGTAAATAATTAAAATAAGGATTGTGATTCACGCCATAACCCTCGCAAAAAATAACGTACTGATAAGATTTGGACTGATATGAAATTAATGAATCTTCAACCTTTAAATTATTATAGTTAAAATCATTAGAGTAGAATGAATCATTAAAATACGAAATAGATCCATCTAAAAAAGTGTTTAAATCAAGCGTGTATATATGATTAACTTCGCCAAGCTTAATGACTGAAGTTGACAAAACTGAGTGAGAAGGTGGTTTAATTCCAGTAAGAAAATTAGAAATATAAGGCTGTTCTGTAGCTGAAATAAAATCGTTACAATCTTGAGGTGTTTGAAGCAATTTAAACAAATTAGGCTGCTTAATAAAAGAAGTGTCAAGTTTAGATTCAATATCAGCATAAAATTTAACAGCAGAAGAATAAAACTCATTTGCTTTCCAA contains the following coding sequences:
- a CDS encoding NAD(P)/FAD-dependent oxidoreductase, yielding MTHKDVLIIGFGIAGASIAHRLNRYGKSFDIVSNNSQQATRVAGGVLNPIVLKRYKKAWKANEFYSSAVKFYADIESKLDTSFIKQPNLFKLLQTPQDCNDFISATEQPYISNFLTGIKPPSHSVLSTSVIKLGEVNHIYTLDLNTFLDGSISYFNDSFYSNDFNYNNLKVEDSLISYQSKSYQYVIFCEGYGVNHNPYFNYLPIYGNKGEYLIIHSKELNSNHSIYKSKFFLIPLGKHLYKFGANYQRHDLNNEPTEATRHELSKAFEKMFSVNYEIVSQLAGIRPTVKDRRPILGRHPKHSQLLIFNGNGSRGVLASPYLSKNLVQHIFNNQPILEEVDVMRYDV